A section of the Streptomyces sp. SCL15-4 genome encodes:
- a CDS encoding MBL fold metallo-hydrolase: MIQADIARLDAQGHDELVPSRYPLKVGDIDVMVISDGVLAITPETLATNAAKAELSAWLRGMYLSPEVIDYPLNVAVVRSGDRTILIDSGLGTEFPGFPRAGQLAVRLHAAGIDPASVTDVLLTHLHMDHIGGLLVEGLRGRLRPDLRVHLASAEAEFWEAPDFSRTAMPAPVPEVLRTTASRFLDVYRGRLRPFETEYEVAPGVRICRTGGHTPGHSIVRLESGGERLTFAGDAVFQCGFDNPEWHNGFEHDPEESARVRIRLLTEMAASGEQLVATHLPFPSVCHVAVAGNAFRFVPAVWDY; this comes from the coding sequence ATGATCCAGGCCGACATCGCACGCCTCGACGCCCAGGGGCACGACGAATTGGTTCCGTCGCGCTACCCGTTGAAGGTCGGCGACATCGACGTGATGGTGATCAGCGACGGGGTGCTGGCGATCACCCCCGAGACACTGGCCACCAATGCCGCCAAGGCCGAGTTGTCGGCCTGGCTCAGGGGCATGTACCTGTCGCCCGAGGTGATCGACTACCCGCTGAATGTGGCGGTGGTGCGCAGCGGTGACCGGACCATCCTCATCGATTCCGGGCTGGGGACGGAGTTTCCGGGCTTCCCGCGGGCCGGGCAGTTGGCCGTGCGACTCCACGCCGCCGGGATCGATCCCGCGTCCGTGACCGACGTGCTGCTCACCCACTTGCACATGGACCACATCGGTGGGCTGCTCGTCGAAGGGCTGAGGGGCCGGTTGCGCCCGGACCTGCGGGTCCACCTGGCGTCCGCCGAGGCCGAGTTCTGGGAAGCGCCTGATTTCTCCCGCACCGCCATGCCGGCACCGGTACCGGAGGTGCTTCGAACGACCGCCTCGCGGTTCCTGGACGTCTACCGCGGCCGGCTGCGGCCGTTCGAGACGGAGTACGAGGTGGCGCCAGGAGTGAGGATCTGCCGCACCGGCGGTCACACTCCCGGCCACAGCATCGTCCGCCTGGAGTCCGGCGGCGAGCGGCTGACGTTCGCCGGTGATGCCGTGTTCCAGTGCGGGTTCGACAACCCGGAGTGGCACAACGGGTTCGAACACGACCCCGAGGAATCAGCACGCGTCCGGATCCGTCTCCTGACGGAGATGGCGGCGAGCGGCGAGCAGCTGGTCGCGACCCACCTGCCGTTCCCGTCCGTCTGCCACGTGGCGGTCGCGGGCAACGCCTTCCGTTTCGTACCGGCCGTCTGGGATTACTGA
- a CDS encoding aldehyde dehydrogenase family protein: MTRYAAPGTEGAIVSYQARYDHFIGGAYVPPARGQYFENPSPVNGQPFTEIARGTAEDVERALDAAHAAAPGWARTSVAERSAILLRIAERMEAHLEPLAVAESWENGKPVRETLAADIPLAIDHFRYFAGAIRAQEGSLGEIDDDTVAYHFHEPLGVVAQIIPWNFPILMATWKLAPALAAGNAVVLKPAEQTPASIHYWLSLVADLLPPGVVNIVNGFGVEAGKPLASSPRVAKIAFTGETTTGRLIMQYASENIKPVTLELGGKSPNIFFDDVWAHDDDFRDKALEGFTMFALNQGEVCTCPSRALIQRGHYAEFLEAAVERTRRITPGHPLDTGTMIGAQASNDQLEKILSYLDIGRQEGAKVLTGGERVEYEGELKGGYYVQPTIFEGDNRMRIFQEEIFGPVVSVTSFDDFDDAMKIANDTLYGLGAGVWSRDINTAYRAGRAIQAGRVWTNCYHAYPAHAAFGGYKQSGIGRETHKMMLEHYQQTKNLLVSYSPKKLGFF, from the coding sequence ATGACTCGTTACGCGGCGCCGGGCACCGAGGGCGCGATCGTCTCCTACCAGGCGCGGTACGACCACTTCATCGGTGGTGCGTATGTGCCGCCGGCGCGCGGGCAGTACTTCGAGAATCCGTCGCCGGTCAACGGACAGCCGTTCACGGAGATCGCGCGCGGCACCGCGGAGGACGTCGAGCGGGCGCTGGACGCCGCGCACGCGGCGGCGCCCGGATGGGCCCGTACGTCGGTGGCGGAGCGCTCCGCGATCCTGCTGAGGATCGCGGAGCGGATGGAGGCGCACCTGGAGCCGCTCGCGGTGGCCGAGAGCTGGGAGAACGGCAAGCCGGTGCGGGAGACGCTGGCGGCCGACATCCCGCTGGCCATCGACCACTTCCGCTACTTCGCGGGGGCGATCCGGGCTCAGGAGGGTTCGCTGGGTGAGATCGACGACGACACGGTGGCGTACCACTTCCATGAACCGCTGGGTGTCGTCGCGCAGATCATCCCGTGGAACTTCCCGATCCTGATGGCGACGTGGAAGCTGGCGCCGGCGCTGGCCGCGGGGAACGCGGTCGTCCTCAAGCCGGCCGAGCAGACCCCGGCCTCCATCCACTACTGGCTGAGCCTGGTCGCGGACCTGCTGCCGCCGGGCGTGGTGAACATCGTCAACGGCTTCGGAGTGGAGGCGGGCAAACCGCTGGCGTCGAGCCCTCGGGTGGCGAAGATCGCCTTCACCGGGGAGACCACGACCGGCCGGCTGATCATGCAGTACGCCTCGGAGAACATCAAGCCGGTCACCTTGGAGCTGGGCGGGAAGTCGCCGAACATCTTCTTCGACGACGTGTGGGCGCACGACGACGACTTCCGCGACAAGGCGCTGGAAGGCTTCACGATGTTCGCGCTCAACCAGGGCGAGGTCTGCACCTGTCCGTCCCGCGCTCTGATCCAGCGCGGCCACTACGCGGAGTTCCTGGAGGCGGCTGTCGAACGCACCCGGCGCATCACGCCGGGCCACCCGCTGGACACCGGCACGATGATCGGCGCGCAGGCCTCCAACGACCAGCTGGAGAAGATCCTCTCCTACCTGGACATCGGCCGCCAGGAGGGCGCGAAGGTCCTCACGGGCGGTGAACGCGTGGAGTACGAGGGAGAGTTGAAGGGTGGTTACTACGTCCAGCCGACCATCTTCGAGGGCGACAACCGCATGCGGATCTTCCAGGAGGAGATCTTCGGCCCGGTCGTCTCGGTGACCTCCTTCGACGACTTCGACGACGCCATGAAGATCGCCAACGACACGCTGTACGGCCTGGGCGCGGGCGTATGGAGCCGGGACATCAACACCGCCTACCGCGCGGGCCGCGCCATCCAGGCGGGCCGCGTGTGGACCAACTGCTACCACGCCTACCCCGCGCACGCGGCGTTCGGCGGCTACAAGCAGTCCGGCATCGGTCGCGAGACACACAAGATGATGCTGGAGCACTATCAGCAGACCAAGAACCTGCTCGTGTCGTACTCACCGAAGAAGCTGGGCTTCTTCTAG
- a CDS encoding acetamidase/formamidase family protein translates to MTDPRILTVRPEPDQYAWTFGGAPPLARITPGTVLDLYTEDCFAGRVRSEKDLVSEVCEFPYLNPQTGPFHIEGAEPGDTVAVHFVSIEPARDWAASTTVPLFGALTSTHTTATLQPPLPEWVWIWQLDRARGTALFQARDSDIRVELPLDPMHGTVGVAPANLEVRSALVPDAHGGNMDTPEMRAGVTCYLGVNVEGALLSLGDGHARQGEGETCGVAVECAMNTVVVVDLLKGVTTPWPRLESDTHIISTGSARPLEDAFRISQLDLVRWLVADYGFSELDAYQFATQAVESPLANVCDTNYTCVAKLRKEWLPARETYRGVHARLRETARALRR, encoded by the coding sequence ATGACCGACCCCCGGATCCTCACCGTGCGCCCGGAACCGGACCAGTACGCCTGGACGTTCGGCGGAGCGCCACCCTTGGCGCGGATCACCCCCGGCACGGTTCTCGACCTGTACACCGAGGACTGTTTCGCCGGCCGGGTCCGCTCCGAGAAGGACCTCGTGTCCGAGGTGTGCGAGTTCCCCTACCTCAATCCGCAGACCGGCCCCTTCCACATCGAGGGCGCCGAACCCGGTGACACCGTGGCGGTGCACTTCGTCTCGATCGAACCGGCCCGCGACTGGGCGGCGTCCACGACGGTCCCGCTCTTCGGCGCGCTCACCTCCACGCACACCACGGCCACGCTGCAGCCGCCACTGCCGGAATGGGTCTGGATCTGGCAGCTGGACCGCGCCCGCGGGACCGCCCTGTTCCAGGCGCGGGACAGCGACATCCGGGTGGAGCTGCCCCTGGACCCGATGCACGGCACGGTGGGCGTGGCCCCCGCCAACCTGGAGGTCCGCTCGGCTCTGGTGCCCGACGCCCACGGCGGCAACATGGACACACCCGAGATGCGGGCCGGTGTCACCTGCTACCTGGGCGTCAATGTCGAAGGCGCCCTGCTCAGCCTCGGCGACGGGCATGCCCGGCAGGGCGAGGGCGAGACCTGCGGGGTGGCCGTGGAGTGCGCGATGAACACGGTGGTGGTCGTGGACCTGCTCAAGGGCGTCACCACACCGTGGCCCCGGCTGGAGTCGGACACCCACATCATCTCGACCGGTTCGGCCCGCCCGCTGGAGGACGCGTTCCGGATATCGCAGCTCGACCTGGTCCGGTGGCTGGTGGCCGACTACGGCTTCAGCGAGCTGGACGCCTACCAGTTCGCGACCCAGGCGGTCGAATCACCGCTGGCGAACGTGTGCGACACGAACTACACGTGCGTGGCCAAGCTCCGCAAGGAGTGGCTGCCCGCACGGGAGACGTACCGCGGCGTGCACGCACGGCTGCGGGAGACCGCCCGGGCCCTGCGCCGCTGA
- a CDS encoding APC family permease, with the protein MHGKTAGTLRRDAIGLRDVLFQSVTAMAPAAAVAASIPSGAVFAGGSLPLSVLIALVACLFTASCVAELARELPAAGSVATYAARGLHPAAGFLVGWAYVFVEMLVPPLLLLQLGFTAAGTLHAEWSAYPADLWWPWALAGAVVIACAGYLGVRASARFGTVLGVFEILVLLVFAVLLISGAGSANTLSVFGTSHTADGYAGISGVFAGSVYTVLAFAGFEAAAPLAEETRDPRRTMHRAVLGAALGIGLFYVLTTYAMTVYFGPDRFAAFGASGEASWEGVARASFGLFWVLLFLAVVNSTIANANACANVSTRTAFALARVRVLPGVLATLHPRHRSPVAGIAVQTVVAVGAVLGLGLGYDPVTAYLLLATVIVTVVVGVYIVVNLSCAGYFLRSRRASLKPVRHLLFPVLGSAAFVPALLTAAGLPVFDFVTELTAPVSYAGPVVGAWLAVGVLVLLVLIRRHPERIAETARVHLDAHDAGADRQDGTEVR; encoded by the coding sequence ATGCACGGGAAGACGGCCGGGACGCTGCGGCGTGACGCCATCGGCTTGCGCGACGTCCTGTTCCAGAGCGTCACGGCGATGGCTCCGGCCGCCGCGGTGGCCGCGTCGATCCCGTCCGGTGCCGTCTTCGCGGGCGGCAGCCTGCCGCTGTCGGTGCTGATCGCCTTGGTGGCCTGCCTGTTCACCGCCTCGTGCGTGGCCGAGCTGGCCCGGGAGCTGCCCGCCGCGGGCTCGGTGGCGACCTACGCGGCGCGAGGCCTGCACCCGGCCGCCGGTTTCCTCGTCGGCTGGGCCTACGTCTTCGTGGAGATGCTGGTGCCGCCACTGCTGCTCCTGCAACTGGGCTTCACAGCGGCGGGCACGCTGCACGCGGAGTGGTCCGCGTACCCGGCGGACCTGTGGTGGCCGTGGGCGCTGGCGGGAGCCGTGGTGATCGCATGTGCCGGTTATCTCGGCGTCCGCGCCTCGGCCCGTTTCGGCACCGTCCTCGGCGTCTTCGAGATCCTCGTCCTCCTGGTGTTCGCGGTGCTGCTCATCAGCGGGGCCGGCAGCGCCAACACGCTGTCGGTGTTCGGCACGTCCCACACCGCCGACGGGTACGCGGGGATCTCCGGGGTGTTCGCCGGGTCCGTGTACACGGTGCTGGCGTTCGCCGGGTTCGAGGCGGCCGCGCCGCTCGCCGAGGAGACCCGCGACCCGCGGCGGACGATGCACCGCGCGGTCCTCGGGGCGGCCCTGGGCATCGGCCTGTTCTACGTGCTCACGACCTACGCGATGACCGTCTACTTCGGTCCCGACCGCTTCGCGGCGTTCGGCGCATCGGGTGAGGCGTCCTGGGAGGGCGTCGCCCGGGCCTCGTTCGGTCTCTTCTGGGTGCTGCTGTTCCTCGCGGTGGTCAACTCCACGATCGCGAACGCCAACGCCTGCGCGAACGTCTCCACCCGCACAGCCTTCGCCCTGGCCCGCGTCCGCGTCCTGCCCGGCGTGCTCGCCACGCTGCATCCCCGGCACCGCTCCCCCGTCGCGGGCATCGCCGTACAGACCGTCGTGGCGGTCGGCGCGGTCTTGGGCCTCGGCCTCGGCTACGACCCGGTGACGGCGTATCTGCTGCTCGCCACGGTGATCGTCACGGTCGTCGTCGGTGTCTACATCGTCGTGAATCTCTCCTGCGCCGGCTATTTCCTGCGGTCCCGCCGGGCGTCTTTGAAGCCGGTACGGCACCTGCTGTTCCCGGTGCTGGGCAGCGCCGCGTTCGTCCCGGCCCTGCTGACGGCCGCCGGCCTGCCGGTGTTCGACTTCGTCACGGAACTGACGGCTCCGGTGTCCTACGCCGGTCCGGTCGTCGGCGCGTGGCTCGCGGTGGGTGTGCTGGTGCTGCTGGTGCTGATACGGCGGCACCCCGAGCGGATAGCCGAGACCGCCCGGGTGCACCTCGACGCCCACGACGCCGGTGCCGACCGGCAGGACGGGACCGAGGTCCGCTGA
- a CDS encoding endonuclease: MITVEHVPQAETDYLAQLEKAAKRFADRSPQREETLRTIESRGVLYADEPGRVKKRLARLNADWSLAKAIEQIPTEPVTTTGSTLPLSPDVFGADVLGLERLMGRNNLTGVAFLEGGYLAARSIGRVSVRTPEGGHHGTGFMVSPSLLLTNNHVLRSPEEADGAVVAFNFQADRDGRPLVPVTFGLEPHDFFATDRDLDFTVVAVAEHNQEDARLADFGWLPLDGAQGKAILGEFVNIIQHPNGEPKQLALRENQIVDLLDLFVHYVTDTAPGSSGSPVFNDQWEVVALHHSAVPETGPDGRPLATDGTPWRPGMGEHRLAWKANEGVRVSRVLQALSRLTLTGNAGRLRDELFQPPGPPPRGEVAPPTAARPKPDGYVPDGYVPDGFAPDGSAPLASGTAVGITVPLRITVGVDVRAPEQRGHDRLSGPRPAPPTAAGAVAAPAGRVAGGSAVTDAAAQDLDAALLNLRLGEARAYYVRDDDRAARDAYYAHVDADSDGEALRQALTTLLEETHGPRPSYKPARMLYPWVDLHPDRLLRSVYSGKTFTAEELIRADAAAEAARLQGVQEFLSRESTASADELIAELDALEAALPFNCEHVVPQSWFAKREPMRGDLHHLFACEPACNSFRGNYPYMDFPGFDEAVRADCGMREKSGFEPEHSKGAVARATLYFLLRYPGLVGDRPAEFPEERLPLLLDWHESEPVSEYELHRNAAIAGIQGNRNPLIDHPEWVRSIDFSGVWP; the protein is encoded by the coding sequence ATGATCACCGTAGAACACGTTCCCCAGGCGGAAACGGATTACCTGGCGCAGTTGGAGAAGGCCGCGAAACGCTTCGCCGACCGGTCCCCGCAGCGAGAGGAAACTCTCCGGACCATCGAGAGCCGGGGCGTGCTGTACGCCGATGAGCCGGGCCGGGTCAAGAAGCGGCTGGCGCGCCTGAACGCCGACTGGTCGCTCGCCAAGGCGATCGAACAGATACCGACGGAGCCCGTGACGACGACCGGCAGCACGCTGCCGCTGTCGCCGGATGTGTTCGGCGCCGATGTCCTCGGCCTGGAACGCCTCATGGGACGTAACAACCTCACCGGCGTGGCCTTCCTGGAGGGCGGGTATCTGGCCGCGCGGTCGATCGGGCGGGTCTCCGTCCGCACGCCCGAGGGCGGACATCACGGCACCGGTTTCATGGTGTCTCCTTCCCTCCTCCTCACCAACAACCACGTACTGCGGAGCCCGGAGGAGGCAGACGGTGCCGTCGTCGCGTTCAATTTCCAGGCAGACAGGGACGGGCGCCCGCTGGTCCCGGTGACCTTCGGTCTCGAACCCCATGATTTCTTCGCCACCGACCGCGATCTGGATTTCACCGTCGTCGCGGTGGCCGAACACAATCAGGAGGACGCGCGGCTCGCCGACTTCGGCTGGCTGCCCCTGGACGGGGCGCAGGGAAAGGCGATCCTCGGCGAATTCGTCAACATCATCCAGCACCCCAACGGCGAGCCCAAGCAGCTCGCCCTGCGCGAGAACCAGATCGTCGACCTGCTGGACCTGTTCGTCCACTACGTGACCGACACCGCGCCGGGCTCCTCCGGGTCCCCGGTCTTCAACGATCAGTGGGAAGTCGTCGCACTGCACCACTCGGCCGTGCCGGAGACCGGCCCCGACGGCCGCCCCCTGGCCACCGACGGAACACCCTGGCGGCCGGGGATGGGCGAGCACCGGCTGGCGTGGAAGGCCAACGAGGGAGTGCGCGTCAGCCGCGTGCTGCAAGCGCTGAGCCGGCTCACGCTGACGGGGAACGCGGGCCGGTTGCGCGACGAGTTGTTCCAGCCGCCGGGCCCGCCACCGCGCGGCGAGGTCGCCCCGCCGACAGCGGCGAGGCCGAAGCCGGACGGATACGTGCCGGACGGATACGTGCCGGACGGGTTCGCACCGGACGGTTCCGCACCGCTCGCCTCCGGTACCGCGGTCGGCATCACCGTGCCGCTCCGGATCACCGTCGGCGTCGACGTGCGGGCGCCCGAACAGCGCGGCCACGACCGGCTCTCCGGTCCGCGCCCGGCTCCGCCGACCGCCGCCGGCGCCGTCGCAGCCCCGGCGGGACGGGTGGCGGGAGGCTCCGCCGTCACCGACGCCGCCGCGCAGGACCTGGACGCGGCCCTGCTCAACCTCCGGCTCGGTGAGGCGCGCGCCTACTACGTCCGCGATGACGACCGTGCCGCGCGGGACGCCTACTACGCGCACGTCGACGCCGACTCGGACGGCGAGGCACTGCGGCAGGCCCTGACCACGCTGCTGGAGGAGACCCACGGGCCCCGCCCCTCCTACAAACCCGCACGGATGCTCTACCCATGGGTCGACCTCCATCCCGACCGCCTGCTGCGCAGCGTCTACTCGGGCAAGACCTTCACCGCGGAGGAACTCATCCGCGCCGACGCCGCCGCCGAGGCGGCCCGGCTCCAGGGCGTGCAGGAGTTCCTGTCGCGCGAGAGCACGGCGAGCGCGGACGAGCTGATCGCGGAGCTGGACGCCCTGGAGGCGGCGTTGCCCTTCAACTGCGAGCACGTCGTCCCGCAGTCATGGTTCGCCAAGCGGGAGCCCATGCGAGGTGATCTGCACCATCTGTTCGCGTGCGAACCGGCGTGCAACAGCTTCCGCGGCAACTACCCCTACATGGACTTCCCCGGCTTCGACGAGGCCGTCCGGGCGGACTGCGGTATGCGCGAGAAGTCGGGGTTCGAACCGGAGCACAGCAAGGGCGCCGTCGCCAGAGCCACCCTGTACTTCCTGTTGCGCTACCCCGGCCTCGTCGGCGACAGGCCGGCGGAGTTCCCCGAGGAACGACTGCCCCTCCTCCTGGACTGGCACGAGAGCGAACCCGTGTCCGAGTACGAGTTGCACCGCAACGCCGCCATCGCCGGGATACAGGGGAACCGCAATCCGCTGATAGACCATCCGGAGTGGGTTCGCAGCATCGACTTCTCCGGTGTCTGGCCCTGA
- a CDS encoding N-acetylmuramoyl-L-alanine amidase gives MDLDRAEPRLSRRRLLKGAALAAVPYALLPDARAGAQTQSADYPPAEWRPASTANYTVSGRPGTYTVDRVIIHVTQETYTDALAIFADPQKKVSAHYVVRSSDGHIAQCVREADIAWHAGDWGYNTRSIGIEHEGWVDQPQYFTNALYAQSARLTAAICAKYGIPRDREHIIGHYQVPGTDHTDPGPYWDWVRYIRMVNFS, from the coding sequence ATGGACCTGGACCGAGCCGAACCCCGCCTCAGCCGACGACGGCTGCTGAAGGGCGCGGCACTCGCCGCCGTCCCCTACGCATTGCTCCCCGACGCGCGTGCCGGTGCGCAGACCCAGTCCGCCGACTACCCGCCCGCCGAGTGGCGGCCGGCGAGCACCGCCAACTACACGGTGTCCGGCCGCCCCGGCACATACACCGTCGACCGTGTGATCATCCATGTCACACAGGAGACGTACACCGACGCGCTGGCGATCTTCGCCGACCCGCAGAAGAAGGTGTCCGCCCACTATGTGGTCCGCTCGTCGGACGGGCACATCGCCCAGTGCGTCCGTGAAGCCGACATCGCCTGGCACGCGGGCGACTGGGGCTACAACACGCGCTCGATCGGCATCGAGCACGAGGGCTGGGTGGATCAGCCCCAGTACTTCACGAACGCGCTCTACGCGCAGTCGGCGAGGCTGACGGCGGCGATCTGCGCCAAGTACGGCATCCCCCGGGACAGAGAGCACATCATCGGCCACTATCAGGTGCCCGGCACGGACCACACCGACCCAGGGCCGTACTGGGACTGGGTGCGCTACATCAGAATGGTCAACTTCTCCTGA
- a CDS encoding RNA polymerase sigma-70 factor, whose protein sequence is MDAGGSRDTLVQATKHFISARPQLFGIAYRILGSAAEAEDVVQETWLRWQNTDRAIVHEPAAFLTTVTTRLAINLAQSARVRRETYVGPWLPEPVDTRQDPQLGAERAEALELAVLLLLEKLNPVERAAYVLREAFDYPYGRIAEMLETKEANARQLVSRARKHLAAERGKRVDPAAHRRLLEVFLAAARAGDLSVLEDVLTADVVSYSDGGGIRGASKIPVVGRTHVSRYLAAFAPRFWPSTETEWVEANGRPAVLVSSGGNAVVLLTIDASAEGIDRIMWVMNPDKLSSYVASLNN, encoded by the coding sequence ATGGATGCCGGTGGCTCTCGCGACACCCTCGTTCAGGCGACGAAGCATTTCATCTCCGCGCGTCCGCAGCTCTTCGGCATCGCGTACCGCATTCTGGGCAGCGCCGCGGAGGCCGAGGACGTGGTGCAGGAGACCTGGCTGCGGTGGCAGAACACCGACCGGGCGATCGTGCACGAGCCGGCCGCGTTCCTGACCACGGTGACCACCCGCTTGGCGATCAATCTGGCGCAGTCCGCACGCGTTCGCCGGGAGACCTATGTCGGTCCGTGGCTCCCGGAGCCGGTCGACACCAGACAGGATCCGCAACTGGGTGCGGAACGGGCCGAGGCCCTCGAGCTGGCGGTGCTGCTCCTGCTGGAGAAGCTCAACCCCGTGGAGCGCGCCGCCTACGTGCTGAGAGAGGCCTTCGACTACCCCTACGGGCGGATCGCCGAGATGCTGGAGACGAAGGAGGCCAACGCCCGTCAGCTGGTGAGCCGGGCACGCAAACACCTGGCCGCCGAACGCGGGAAGCGGGTCGACCCGGCGGCCCACCGGCGTTTGCTGGAGGTGTTCCTCGCCGCGGCCCGGGCGGGCGATCTCTCGGTGCTGGAGGACGTGCTGACCGCGGACGTCGTCAGCTACTCGGACGGAGGCGGAATCCGCGGCGCGTCCAAGATCCCGGTCGTCGGCCGGACCCACGTGTCCCGCTACCTCGCGGCGTTCGCGCCGCGCTTCTGGCCGTCGACAGAGACGGAGTGGGTCGAGGCGAACGGCCGGCCGGCAGTGCTCGTCTCGTCCGGTGGCAACGCTGTGGTCCTGCTGACCATCGATGCGTCCGCAGAGGGCATCGACCGGATCATGTGGGTGATGAACCCGGACAAACTGTCTTCCTATGTTGCGTCCCTCAACAACTGA
- a CDS encoding GAF domain-containing protein, with translation MTDPWVALEPGTDPAERARELRRAHETFTSVGTVPRPVRSVVAESWRRSARAGVGPDGTASVELTGGDLGTYRAEHPLARVMPLFRELMGTFAADGEHLLAVCDAQGRLLWVEGHAATRRRADRMNFVPGARWSEGAVGTNAPGTAVAVNRPVQVFATEHFIRRVQPWTCAAAPVHDPRTGRVLGAVDITGGDGLAHPHSLGFVRAVARAAEAHLALLAPPRPEEVPLLTALGRDEAELALGGRRIRLSRRHSEILVLLSRHPEGLSGDELLCALYADESVTPVTLRAELARLRRLLGPGLLASRPYRLAAVAESDATVVERRLETGALTSAVAGYTGPLLPGSQAPAIVRLRERLAEGLRTALIAHGDPDLLADWAHAPWGEDDLEVWRALAALRPTASVRARLAALEAELAAPAGWAAARAGSATYSQRPLA, from the coding sequence TTGACCGATCCGTGGGTTGCCCTGGAGCCGGGGACCGACCCCGCCGAGCGCGCCCGGGAACTGCGCCGCGCGCACGAGACGTTCACCTCGGTGGGCACGGTGCCGCGCCCGGTGCGGTCGGTGGTGGCGGAGTCCTGGCGGCGCAGCGCGCGGGCCGGTGTGGGCCCGGACGGCACCGCCAGTGTGGAGCTGACCGGCGGTGACCTGGGCACCTACCGCGCGGAGCATCCGCTGGCCCGGGTGATGCCCCTGTTCCGGGAACTGATGGGCACGTTCGCCGCCGATGGCGAGCATCTGCTGGCGGTGTGCGACGCGCAGGGCAGGCTGCTGTGGGTGGAGGGACACGCGGCGACCCGGCGCCGCGCGGACCGGATGAACTTCGTGCCCGGGGCCCGCTGGTCGGAGGGCGCGGTGGGCACCAACGCGCCGGGCACCGCCGTCGCCGTGAACCGGCCCGTGCAGGTCTTCGCCACGGAGCACTTCATACGGCGGGTGCAGCCGTGGACCTGTGCCGCCGCCCCGGTGCACGATCCGCGCACCGGGCGGGTCCTGGGGGCCGTGGACATCACGGGCGGGGACGGGCTCGCCCATCCGCACAGCCTCGGCTTCGTGCGGGCGGTGGCACGCGCCGCCGAGGCCCACCTCGCCCTGCTCGCCCCGCCCAGGCCCGAGGAGGTGCCGCTGCTCACCGCGCTCGGCCGGGACGAGGCCGAACTCGCCCTGGGCGGACGGCGGATCAGGCTCAGCCGCCGGCACAGCGAGATCCTGGTGCTGTTGTCCCGGCATCCCGAGGGACTGAGCGGTGACGAACTGCTGTGCGCGCTGTACGCGGACGAGTCGGTGACACCGGTGACGCTGCGCGCCGAACTGGCCAGACTGCGCAGGCTGCTGGGCCCGGGGCTGCTCGCCTCGCGGCCGTACCGGCTGGCGGCCGTGGCCGAGTCGGACGCCACCGTGGTGGAGCGGCGGCTGGAGACGGGCGCGCTCACCTCGGCGGTGGCGGGGTACACCGGACCTCTGCTGCCGGGCTCGCAGGCCCCGGCCATCGTGCGGCTGAGGGAGCGGCTCGCCGAGGGACTGCGCACGGCGCTGATCGCACACGGCGACCCGGACCTGCTGGCGGACTGGGCGCACGCACCGTGGGGCGAGGACGACCTGGAGGTGTGGCGGGCCCTCGCGGCGCTACGGCCCACCGCATCGGTGCGGGCCCGGCTCGCCGCGCTGGAGGCGGAGCTGGCGGCGCCGGCCGGCTGGGCAGCGGCCCGGGCCGGCAGCGCAACGTACTCGCAACGTCCGCTTGCCTAG